ACTGCGAAGAGTGCGGTGAAATGGTAGTTTCAAAGGAAATGCCCGCTAAGTGCGAGAAATGCGGATGTACGTCTTTCAAACAGGACGAAGACGCTCTTGATACATGGTTCTCTTCCGCACTTTGGCCTTTTTCTACTTTAGGCTGGCCGAAGGAAACCGAAGACCTCAAAAAATTCTATCCTAACGATGTCCTCGTTACCGGATTTGATATAATTTTCTTCTGGGTTGCGAGAATGGTTTTTTCAGGTATAGAACAAATGGGAGAACCTCCTTTCCACCATGTATATATACATGGTTTGGTTCGAGACTCTCAGGGAAGAAAGATGAGTAAATCTCTCGGAAATGGTATAGACCCTCTTGAAGTAATAGACAAGTACGGAGCAGACGTACTTCGTTTCTCTCTCGTTACGGGGAATAAAGCCGGCAACGATACAAGGTGGCAGGAAAGCAAAGTAGAAGCAAACAGGAACTTTGCAAACAAAATAAACAATGCCGCAAGATTTATACTTATGAACCTCGAAGATTTTGACGAGAATAAAAAAGCGGATTTGCCTAAGCTTCATAATACTGATAAATGGATTATCTCGAGAACTAATCAAATGGTCAAAGAGGTCACTGCAAATATAGAAAAATACGAATTCGGTATCGCAGCGGAAAAACTTTATACATTCATATGGAACGAGTTCTGCGACCTTTATATCGAATTTGCCAAACCGAGCCTGAACAGTGATAATAAAGAGGACAGGTTCAACACTCAGTATACTCTTAACTTAGTGTTCATGAATATCCTTAAAATGCTTCACCCTTATATGCCTTTCATTACAGAGCATATTTATTCTTTCATGCCGGGCAGAGAGGATATGCTTATCGCTGCTGAATATCCTGAATACAAAGAAGAATACGACTTCCCTAAGGAAGAAGAGGATATAACCATAATCGTAGAGGCTTTAAGGACTGTAAGGAACGCCAGAGCAAATATGGATATACCTCCTTCAAAGAAAGCCGACGGATATATATTCCCCAGCTCGAAAGAAATGAAAGAAGTATTTTCTTCAAGCAAGGACATCCTTATTAAACTTGCTAGCTTTAAGGATATAAACTTCATTGACGGTGAATATGATAAGGAAGAATCTCTTTGTGTAGTAGTAGAGGGCGGTAAGATCTTTATCCCTATGGGAGAACTTATCGACAGGGAAAAAGAAATCGAAAGACTTAAAAACGAAGAAAAGAAACTTAACGGAGAAATTTCCAGACTTGAAAAGAAACTTTCGAACAAGAATTTCACCGACAAGGCTCCCGAAAAGGTAGTTGAAGGAGAAAGAGAAAAACTTAAGAAGTATCAGTCTTTGATGGAGGAAGTCAAAGAGAGTCTTATAAAACTTAAATAATCAAATCCTCGGAATAATCCGAG
This region of Anaerofustis stercorihominis DSM 17244 genomic DNA includes:
- a CDS encoding valine--tRNA ligase; this translates as MMSENILDKQYDPGKIEGKIYEKWEKGGYFKPEINKDGKPFTIIMPPPNITGKLHIGHAFDDTLQDILIRYKRMKGYAALWVPGEDHASIATEVKVVDKIKEETGKTKQDLGREKFLKEAWNWAKTYRKEIANQVRKLGSSCDWSRERFTMDEGVSEAVKETFIRLYKKGLIYRGNRIINWCPSCKTALSDAEVEYEEQAGHLWHIKYPIKDSDEFVVIATTRPETMLGDTAVAINPDDERYFHLKGKSLILPLVNKEIPIVFDEYVDKQFGTGCVKITPCHDPNDFEVGLRHDLEQIRVFNDDGTINELGGKYQGLTTKQARKEIVKDLEELGLLEKIEDHMHNVGTCYRCHATVEPLTSLQWFVKMEPLAKPAIDAVNEKEVNFVPDRFKKIYFNWMENIKDWCISRQLWWGHRIPAYYCEECGEMVVSKEMPAKCEKCGCTSFKQDEDALDTWFSSALWPFSTLGWPKETEDLKKFYPNDVLVTGFDIIFFWVARMVFSGIEQMGEPPFHHVYIHGLVRDSQGRKMSKSLGNGIDPLEVIDKYGADVLRFSLVTGNKAGNDTRWQESKVEANRNFANKINNAARFILMNLEDFDENKKADLPKLHNTDKWIISRTNQMVKEVTANIEKYEFGIAAEKLYTFIWNEFCDLYIEFAKPSLNSDNKEDRFNTQYTLNLVFMNILKMLHPYMPFITEHIYSFMPGREDMLIAAEYPEYKEEYDFPKEEEDITIIVEALRTVRNARANMDIPPSKKADGYIFPSSKEMKEVFSSSKDILIKLASFKDINFIDGEYDKEESLCVVVEGGKIFIPMGELIDREKEIERLKNEEKKLNGEISRLEKKLSNKNFTDKAPEKVVEGEREKLKKYQSLMEEVKESLIKLK